A single window of Nicotiana tomentosiformis chromosome 1, ASM39032v3, whole genome shotgun sequence DNA harbors:
- the LOC138904877 gene encoding uncharacterized protein, protein MDFISRLPRTQRNHDAIWVIIDRLTKSAHFLAIIMDYSLEHLAELYINEIVRLHGILVSIVSDRDPSYQSSIDMPPYEALYGRKCRTPLCWNEVGEKKLVGPEIVQQTEDKVKIIKDRLKIASDRQKSYADLKRHEIEYKASDKRVSPVAYKLALPPELDKIHNVFHVSMLRRYRSDPSHVLPIESIEVNPDLTYGEETFQILARELKELRNKSIPLVKVLWKIYSGEEATWEREEDMRVQYPHLFRD, encoded by the exons ATGGACTTTATTTCTAGACTTCCACGCACTCAAAGGAAtcatgatgcaatttgggtcattatAGATAGACTAACTAAGAGTGCTCATTTCTTGGCAATCATAATGGACTACTCACTGGAACATTTGGCAGAATTATACATTAATGAGATTGTGAGGCTGCATGGAATCCTTGTTTCTATTGTGTCTGATAGAGATCCAAG ctaccaatcaagtataGACATGCCTCCTTAtgaagctttgtatgggagaAAATGCAGAACGCCTCTTTGTTGGAACGAGGTTGGTGAAAAAAAATTGGTGGGTCCTGAGATTGTTCAACAAACTGAAGATAAGGTAAAAATCATCAAAGATCGCTTAAAAATTGCCTCAGACAGACAAAAGTCTTATGCTGATCTTAAGAGGCATGAAATTGAGTATAAAGCGAGTGATAAG AGAGTTAGCCCAGTTGCTTATAAACTAGCTCTTCCACCAGAGTTAGACAAGATCCATAACgtcttccatgtttctatgcttagaAGATACCGCTCAGATCCATCTCATGTTCTTCCTATTGAATCTATTGAGGTCAATCCTGATTTGACATATGGAGAAGAAACATTCCAaatcttagcacgtgagttaaaGGAGCTTAGAAATAAGAGCATCCCCTTAGTGAAAGTTCTTTGGAAAATTTATTCTGGCGAAGAAGCTACCTGGGAGCGAGAAGAGGATATGCGAGTTCAATATCCACATTTGTTTAGGGACTAG